Genomic segment of Streptomyces zhihengii:
CCCCGCACAGCCTTCCACGGCCCGGACACGCCACACGCCCCGCGGGGCGATGCATCGCGGGGCGCGTGATGAGGTAGAGTGAGCGACGATGCGGTACCGATCAAGGTCCGCCGCGCGGATGTAGTTTAATGGTAGAACATGAGCTTCCCAAGCTTATAGCGCGGGTTCGATTCCCGTCATCCGCTCTTCCACGAAGCCCCAGGTCAGCGACCTGGGGCTTCGTCGTTGTCCGGACCTCGCCGGGCGTCCCGCACCACCTCTGCACCACCCGTCACCTGATCCGGCTTGTCACACGCCCTCTCCCGGGCCGCGCGCACCATCCGGTCCAGCCCGCCGGCCATGCTGAGCGGCTCGACGGCTCAGAGCGATGCCTCGGCTCCGAGGCTTCCAGCACTGATGGCTCTCCGGAGCACGTGGGCGATCTCCTCGGGCTTGAGGTCGATGCCGTCGAGGCCTTCGACGGTCAGCGGCACCTCTTCCAGCGCGTACTCGCCTCGGCCCCCGACGCTGAACTCGGGGCCGGTGCGGTCCTCGAAGGACCAGGTCGCGATCCGGGCGAGGTAGAAGAGCTGGCGCTCGTCGTCGGATTCCATCGTGTGGAGGAGGCGGATGATGTCGGCCTTCCCCGCGATCTCCTCATGGATCTCCCGGTGGAGGGCGGCCTCTCGGGACTCGTCGCCGGGTTCGACGCCGCCGCCGGGCAGGACCCAGTACTCGGGGATTCCGGGCCTGGTGCGACGGATGACGAGCATCGTGCCGTCTGCGGTGACGAGGATGGCGCGGACTCGTTCGATCATGGCGGTTCGCCTCCCTGCTTGTTGACGGTCTCGGTGGAGCAGCCAGCCGCCGTCCGCGTGGACCGACTGCCCCGTGATGGACGAGGCGGAGGGAAACCATGATTTCGGTGGCCGTTTACACAGGTCAGATGCGGTGTCGACGTTCTGGGCTTCGGTGATTCCCCAGCTCATGGCGCGGGTTGCCGACTGGGCACGATTGCGCGCACCGGTATCGAATCCGGCACGAGCGCGCCGAGCAACTCCTCGGCGCCTGACAGGGGGAGACAGCCGCTCGTGAACGAAGGCCCAGGTCAGCGACCTGGGCCTTCGTCGTCGTCCGGGGCCGCCGCGGGGCCGGCCCCGCGGCCGAGGTGCGTCAGTTCTGTGCGGTGTCCTCGGCCGGCGGCGCCGTGGCCTCCGGCTGGGCGGTCCCCTCGGCCGTGCCGGTCTTCTCGCGCATCTTGCGGACCAGTTCGGCCTTGCGGTCGGCGGCGCTCTGGCGGTCGCGGTTGCGGTGCGGGCCGTTGTTCTGGCGTTCGGCGCGGGACTGCTTCTTGCGCTGGCCGCCGCCCTGGCCCACGGGGTTGTTGATGTTCTTGCTGTCGGTCACGGGGACTCCTCGCGGATTGGTCGGTGAGGACGGGTACGGAGGCCCGTCGTCGGCGGCCCTTCGACCGGTGTTCCCATGATGCGGGACGGGGGGCCGAGGGCCCCGATGCGGCCCCCCGACAGGGGGTCCTCGCCGGGGGGCGGCGGGGAGCCTAGGATCGCGGGCATGGCGCTGAGCATGGACGACGTGGACCGGTTCGAGGCCGCCAGGCCCCGGCTGGAGGCCATCGCCTACCGGCTGCTCGGGTCGGCGGGCGAGGCGGAGGACGCCGTGCAGGAGACGTTCCTGCGGTGGCAGGCGGCCGACGTCGGACGGATCGAGGTGCCCGAGGCGTGGCTGACCAAGGTGCTCACCAACTACTGCCTCAACCAGCTCACTTCGGCCCGCGCGCGGCGCGAGACCTATGTGGGGCGCTGGCTGCCCGAGCCGCTGCTCGCCGGGGACCCGATGCTCGGGCCGGCCGAGACCGCCGAGCAGCGCGACTCGGTGTCGTACGCCGTGCTCGTGCTGCTGGAGCGGCTGTCGCCCGGCGAGCGGGCGGTGTACGTGCTGCGGGAGGCCTTCGGCTACCCGCACCGGGAGGTCGCCGAGATCCTGGACATCACCGAGGCCGCCAGCCAGCAGATCCACCACCGGGCGAAGAAGCACGTCGCGGACGGCAGGACGCGCACCGAGATCGACGAGGCCGCCGCGCGGCGGATCGTCGAGGAGTTCCTGACCGCGGCGACCAGCGGGCGGACCGAGCCGCTCGTGCGGCTGCTGACCCAGGACGCCGTCTCGGTCGGCGACGGCGGCGGCAAGATCCCGGCCCGCGCGAAGGCGTTCGAGGGCGCGCTCGCGGTCGCCACGTTCCTGCGCGGCCTGTTCAAGCCCAGCGACGCCAAGCGGGCCTGGATCGGCGGTGCGCCCGGCATCTACGCGTCGACCGCCAACGGCGGGCCCGCCGTGGTCGCGGTCGTGGACGGCCGGGTCGTCGGCATCACCTGCCTGGAGGTCACCCCGGAGGGCATCGTGGCCGTCCGCAGCCAGGTCAACCCCGACAAGCTCCTCCGCGCGACCGAGCGGTGGGCCGCCGCGCACCACGGGGAGGCCCCGCTCCACACCCTCTGAGGCGATGTGACGCAGGTCACATCCCGATCCTGTCAGGAAACGCGGGGCCGTCCGGTTCAAGGGGCGACACCACGCCGGAGACCGGCGGACCCGCCCAGACAGGAGCACGGACATGCAGCACCGCATCGTCGTCCTCGGAGCCGGCTACACCGGAGCATCCGCCGCCGGCCGCCTCGCCCGGCGGCTGCACCACGCGGACGTCGCCATCACCCTCGTCAACCCCGAGCCCGACTTCGTCGAGCGCGTCCGGCTGCACCAGCTCGCCGCCGGCCAGGACCTCAGGCCCCGGCCGTTCGACGAGATGTTCGCGGGCACCGGCGTGGAGCTCAGGCTCGCCAGGACCACCGCCGTGGACGTGGACGCCAAGGTGGTCACGGTCGCCGCCGCCGACGGCTCGGGGCAGGAGGAGCTGGCGTACGACACCCTGGTGTACGCCCTGGGCAGCGGCTGGAACGACGGCGGCGTCCCCGGCACCGCCGAGCACGCCCACGAGATCTCCGGCCGCCCCGGCGCCCTGCGGCTCCGCGACCGCCTGGCCGCCCTGGAAGCGGGCCGGCCCGTGGTCGTGGTCGGCGGCGGACTGACCGGCGTGGAGGCAGCGACGGAGATCGCCGAGGCCCGCCCGGACCTGGACGTCGCCCTGGCCGCCCACGGCGCCCTCGGCGACTGGCTCTCCGAGAAGGGCCGCGCCCACCTGCGGAAGGTGGTCGCCGGACTGGGCATCACCGTCCACGAGCACACCGCGGTCGACGCCGTGGAGGCCGCCGCGGTGACGACCGCCGACGGCCGGACCCTGCCCGCCGACGTCACCGTGTGGACCACCGGCTTCGCCGTCCACCCGATCGCCCGGGCCACCGCCCTGGAACTCACCGAGGGCGACCGGATCGTGGTCGACGACACCATGCGCTCGGTCTCCCACCCGGACGTGTACGCCGTGGGCGACGCGGCGATGGCGGCCGGCCCCCTGGGCAAGCCCCTGCGCATGTCCTGCGCCTCGGGTGTCCCGATGGCCTGGCAGGCCGCCGACGCCATCGCCGCCCGCCTGGCCGGCACCAAGG
This window contains:
- a CDS encoding NUDIX hydrolase — translated: MIERVRAILVTADGTMLVIRRTRPGIPEYWVLPGGGVEPGDESREAALHREIHEEIAGKADIIRLLHTMESDDERQLFYLARIATWSFEDRTGPEFSVGGRGEYALEEVPLTVEGLDGIDLKPEEIAHVLRRAISAGSLGAEASL
- a CDS encoding DUF6243 family protein, with product MTDSKNINNPVGQGGGQRKKQSRAERQNNGPHRNRDRQSAADRKAELVRKMREKTGTAEGTAQPEATAPPAEDTAQN
- the sigJ gene encoding RNA polymerase sigma factor SigJ; protein product: MALSMDDVDRFEAARPRLEAIAYRLLGSAGEAEDAVQETFLRWQAADVGRIEVPEAWLTKVLTNYCLNQLTSARARRETYVGRWLPEPLLAGDPMLGPAETAEQRDSVSYAVLVLLERLSPGERAVYVLREAFGYPHREVAEILDITEAASQQIHHRAKKHVADGRTRTEIDEAAARRIVEEFLTAATSGRTEPLVRLLTQDAVSVGDGGGKIPARAKAFEGALAVATFLRGLFKPSDAKRAWIGGAPGIYASTANGGPAVVAVVDGRVVGITCLEVTPEGIVAVRSQVNPDKLLRATERWAAAHHGEAPLHTL
- a CDS encoding NAD(P)/FAD-dependent oxidoreductase, producing the protein MQHRIVVLGAGYTGASAAGRLARRLHHADVAITLVNPEPDFVERVRLHQLAAGQDLRPRPFDEMFAGTGVELRLARTTAVDVDAKVVTVAAADGSGQEELAYDTLVYALGSGWNDGGVPGTAEHAHEISGRPGALRLRDRLAALEAGRPVVVVGGGLTGVEAATEIAEARPDLDVALAAHGALGDWLSEKGRAHLRKVVAGLGITVHEHTAVDAVEAAAVTTADGRTLPADVTVWTTGFAVHPIARATALELTEGDRIVVDDTMRSVSHPDVYAVGDAAMAAGPLGKPLRMSCASGVPMAWQAADAIAARLAGTKVPRVPIRYFQQCVSLGRKEGLIQFVTADDRSVARALTGRTAALYKELVCKGAAWTVANPTVGMPARRRRIARQEAASPAPARATA